The DNA segment GCGCCAGTATGGCGGTGGGTTGGAAGAAGTGCTTCACCCACGCCCCGAACCCCTTCCTCCGGATGGCGATGGTCCAGGTCATGGGAACGGCCACCACCGCCAGCGCAATGGGCGTGACCAGGTCGCTTGTGGGGGGGATGCCCCCTGGGATCATCCACGCGTAGTTGAAGAAGAGAATGGTGGTGAAGAGGCCGCCGTAGAGCCAGACGTAGCGGCGCCCTTCCCGTCCCATGAACTGCTCGGCCATCCCGTAGAAGAAGTCGACCACGATCTCCAGGAAGGCCTGGGCGCCCCGGGGCCGCTCCTCGATGCGCCGGGTGAGCAGGAAGACCAGCCCCAGGAGGATGGCCATGACCACCCAGGTGGTGACGACTGTGGAGGTGATGACCACCGGGCCAACGTGGAGAACCTCGTGCCGCAGGACGTGGGTGACGACCTCTTGGAGCCCTTCAAACATGCCCGGATCGCAACCTCCCCAGCAGAGCGCGTGCGGCGATGCCTGCGGCGCCGAGGATGTAGAGGAGAACCTCGAGGGTCTCCCCGACGACGACGCCGATCATGGTCTCGACGCCAACCCAGTACCCGAGCAAAAGACCTGTGACCGCAAGCACGAAGCGAAGCGGAAGCCGCCAGGCCAGGCTGCGCTGGAAGGCGCCGGACGGCCCCCGGGATCCCTGACGGACCAGGGTCATCGTCAGGGCATAGTTGACGAGCCCGACGGGGGTGCCCCCCACGATCCCCCAGGCGGCCGCACGGTAGCCGGTGATCCAGGCGGTCGCCGCCAGGATCACGCCCATCAGCACCATCCACGCCAGGTTCCTGGGATGGTGCCGCGTGAGGCCCGAACCTACTTCCTCGGGGGAGGTTTCCTTGGCCTGGGCGATGAGGGCTCCTCCTCTTTCCCGTCGGGGGAACGGTCCCGCTGCCCCATGGCGGTGGTGACCGCGCGGACCTCCTGGAAGAGGGCGACCAGGCTGAGCACCATGGCCCCCACCAGGCCCGCCACGAGGAAGACGGGCTCCGTGCCCCACCGCGCGTCGAGCCAGCGCCCACCTCGGTATCCCGCATACAGAAGGGCGCCCGTCAGGAAGACCCACGACAGGCCGACCCCGCCGTAACGGGTCCAGTCCGCCAGACCGCGGTTCACGGCCGCGGCCCCTCGGGCGGGATTTCAAGGTCTTTCCCCTGGCGGCACCAATGCCGGGGATCATTATAGTCCATGCTTCTCAGCATTTCAATCCCCTTTTTGGGAGTTGCTCTCAGTCCTGGGATGAAGCCTGGGCCGAAGCACCCGGTTCAGGCCGCAGGGCCATGTCCCCGGTGGTGCGGGCCCTCCAGCCGCAGGGGAGGCGGGCCGCCCCCGAGGACCCCCAGGCGGCGGGCGACGGAGGCCAGGAGGAGGCCCACCCCTCCCAGCACCACCAGGCCCGCCCAGGGCTTGAGGGTGGCCAGCCAGAGGCTCGAGAGGCCCAGCAGGCCGCTGACCACGTACAGGATCCCCACCGCGCGGCGGGGCTCGACCCCCGCGGCCAGGAGCCCGTGGTGAATGTGCCCCAGGTCCGCCTGGTAGATGGGCACACCCCGCCGCAGCCGGCGCAGGATGGCGAAGCAGGTGTCGAAGAGGGGCAGCCCCAGGGCCATCAGGGGGACCGAGATGGCCAGGGTGGCCGCGCCCTTCAAGGCCCCTTCCACCGTGATGATGCCCAGCATCCACCCGACGAACTGGGCGCCCGCATCGCCCATGAAGATGCCGGCGGGGTGGAAGTTGTAGCGCAGGAAGCCCAGCAGGCTGGCCAGCAGCACTGCGGCGGCCGCAGCCGACCAAACCTCGCCCCGCTGGAGGGCCAGGATCAGGAGGGGCACGGTCGCGATGCTGGCCACGCCGGCCGCCAGGCCGTCGAGACCGTCGACGAGGTTGATCATGTTGGCCAGCAGCACGAGCCAGAAGACGGTGACGGGCCACGACCATCCGTGGAGGGCGATCATCCCCCCCAGAGGGTGGGTGAGGAACTCGATGCGCACCCCGGCGGCGACCACCCAGAGCGAGGCGGCCACCTGGGCCAGGAGCTTCGCCCAAGCAGGCAGCTGCACCCGGTCGTCCACCAGTCCGGCCGCCAGCAGCAGGAGCGCGGCCAGAGGGAGGGACGCCCCGCCCGGCCAGGGCAGGCCCACCAGGCCCATGCCGGCGAAGAAGGCCCCGAAGATGGCCAGCCCGCCCAGCTTCGGCATCGCGTGCCCGTGGATCCGGCGAGGCGACGGCTCGTCCATCCACCCCAGGCGACGCGCCAGCGGGGCCAGCAGGGGAGAAAGGGCCAGGCTGAGACTGAGCGCCAGGATCGCACCGGTCCCGAGGGACCACGCCGAAAGGCTGCCGGGATCCACCGCCCCACCCCCAAGGTGGCCTCAAGGGCCCGTTCCTACCAGATCACTTCCATTCTAGTCGAGGAGCCGCCACGGCTCAACGCCGGATGCGTGCAGGTCAGGGGGATGCTGCCACCGGCGTCAGCGGGTCCCGAAGAGACGGTCGCCCGCGTCGCCCAGGCCCGGAACGATGTAGGCGTGCTCGTTCAGCCGCTCGTCGACGGCGGCCACGAAGATGGGCACGTCCGGGTGGTGCCCCCGCACCCGCTCGATCCCCTCGGGGGCGGCGATCAGGGCCATGAGGCGAATGGAGGTGCCGCCTCGTTCCTTGATGAACCGGATGGCGGCCGCGGCCGACCCGCCCGTGGCCAGCATCGGGTCCACCACGATGAGGTCGCGCTCGGCCACGTCGGTGGGGAGCTTGCAGTAGTACTCCACCGGCTCCAGGGTCTCGGGATCCCGGTAGACGCCGATGTGGCCCACCTTGGCCGTGGGGATGAGGCGGAGGATGCCGCCCACCATCCCGAGGCCCGCCCGCAGGATGGGCACCACCCCCACCTTCTTGCCGCTGATGGTCCAGCCCGTGGTGCGGGCGATGGGGGTCTCGATCTCCACCTGCTCCAGGGGGAGGTCCCGGGTGACCTCGTAGGCCATCAGGAGCGCCACCTCGTCCAGGAGCTCCCGGAACTCCTTGGGCCCCGTGCTCCGGTCGCGGATGATGGTAAGCTTGTGCTGGATCAAGGGGTGGTCGATGACGTGGACGCCGTTCACGGCCGGTTCCCTCCCTCGCGTTCGCGCTCCAGGGCGGCGATCTTCTCCAGTCGCCGCTGGTGGCGCCCCCCCTCGAAGTCGGTCTCGAGGAAGGCCCGAGCCACCTCCCGGGCGAGGGCGGGGCCGACGATGCGGCCGCCCATGGCGAGGACGTTGGCGTCGTTGTGGAGGCGGCTCATGCGGGCCGAGTAGGGCTCGTGGCAGAGGGCGGCCCGCACCCCCGGGACCTTGTTGGCGACGATGGACATGCCGATTCCGGTCCCGCAGATCACGATGCCCCGCTCGTACTCGCCCCGGGCCACCGCCTCGGCCACGGCCCGCCCGAAGTCGGGGTAGTCCACCGACGCCTCCGAGGTGGTCCCGAAGTCCCGGTAGGAGAGCCCCATCTCCTTCAGCAGCCCAACCACCGCCTCTTTCAGGGGGTAGCCGGCATGATCGGACCCCACGGCCACCTGCATGCGAACCCTCTCCTTCCGCCCACGTTCCAGGAAGCTGATCAGCCCCGGCAAGGCCGCCTCCAGCAGGTCCGCCGTCTGGCGGTAGTGTTCGAGAGGAAGCCCGTACGGGTCCGGGACGTCGGGGGAACCGCCGGGCCCTGCGGAACCGGCCACTTCCAGCAGCGTCACGATCCGATCCGCCTTCTCGGGGTGCCGGCGTCGGATCTCGTCCCGCAGGTCCGCGGTCATGGCCACGATCCAGTCCGCCTGCGCCACCATCTCAGGCCTGAGCCGCCGGGCCCGCTGGTCGGCCAGCTCCACCCCGCGCTCCCTCAACACCTGCCGGGTGGGCTCCGTGGCGGGCGCACCCTCACTCGCGTGCAGGCCCGCCGAGGCCACCCTGGCCGCCAGATCCGCCGCGGGGCCGGCCGGCCCCCCCTCCTGCAGCCTCTTGCGCAGGAGCGCCTCCGCCATCACGCTCCGGCACGTGTTCCCGGAGCAGACGAAGAGCACCGACTCCACCCCGCCACTTCCCCTCCCTGGCTCTTGAGGCGGGCCAGGCGGGTGCCCCGGCCCTTACCCATGGTATCTCACCACGGGTTCCACCTGCACGCTCCACTCTCCTCCCCACCCGTTGGGGACGCGGAAAGGCGGCGTCATCGCGCACACCTAAGGGTGGAGGCGAGATCGATGAGCAGCCGTCCGTATCTATGCCCCATCTGCCGCTCCAACCGGACCCAGTTCGAGCTGGTCCTTCGGCTGGCACGGGCGGTGGTGAAAGACCCTGAGACGGGAGAGATCACGTACGAGTCGAACCAGATGGAGCTCCTGGACCCACCCCGGGGGCCCGAACGGGAGGTGCGCTGCCAGCGGTGCGGGTACACGGGGGTCGAGAACCTCTTCGTCCAGGCGGCGCTCCGGGCGGACCGTTCCCGGGTGCCCTACCGGCGCACGACCCGCTGAGGCCCCGGGC comes from the Limnochorda pilosa genome and includes:
- a CDS encoding MraY family glycosyltransferase yields the protein MDPGSLSAWSLGTGAILALSLSLALSPLLAPLARRLGWMDEPSPRRIHGHAMPKLGGLAIFGAFFAGMGLVGLPWPGGASLPLAALLLLAAGLVDDRVQLPAWAKLLAQVAASLWVVAAGVRIEFLTHPLGGMIALHGWSWPVTVFWLVLLANMINLVDGLDGLAAGVASIATVPLLILALQRGEVWSAAAAAVLLASLLGFLRYNFHPAGIFMGDAGAQFVGWMLGIITVEGALKGAATLAISVPLMALGLPLFDTCFAILRRLRRGVPIYQADLGHIHHGLLAAGVEPRRAVGILYVVSGLLGLSSLWLATLKPWAGLVVLGGVGLLLASVARRLGVLGGGPPPLRLEGPHHRGHGPAA
- a CDS encoding ATP synthase subunit I, whose product is MVLMGVILAATAWITGYRAAAWGIVGGTPVGLVNYALTMTLVRQGSRGPSGAFQRSLAWRLPLRFVLAVTGLLLGYWVGVETMIGVVVGETLEVLLYILGAAGIAARALLGRLRSGHV
- the rpiB gene encoding ribose 5-phosphate isomerase B; this encodes MESVLFVCSGNTCRSVMAEALLRKRLQEGGPAGPAADLAARVASAGLHASEGAPATEPTRQVLRERGVELADQRARRLRPEMVAQADWIVAMTADLRDEIRRRHPEKADRIVTLLEVAGSAGPGGSPDVPDPYGLPLEHYRQTADLLEAALPGLISFLERGRKERVRMQVAVGSDHAGYPLKEAVVGLLKEMGLSYRDFGTTSEASVDYPDFGRAVAEAVARGEYERGIVICGTGIGMSIVANKVPGVRAALCHEPYSARMSRLHNDANVLAMGGRIVGPALAREVARAFLETDFEGGRHQRRLEKIAALEREREGGNRP
- a CDS encoding AtpZ/AtpI family protein → MNRGLADWTRYGGVGLSWVFLTGALLYAGYRGGRWLDARWGTEPVFLVAGLVGAMVLSLVALFQEVRAVTTAMGQRDRSPDGKEEEPSSPRPRKPPPRK
- the atpB gene encoding F0F1 ATP synthase subunit A, translated to MFEGLQEVVTHVLRHEVLHVGPVVITSTVVTTWVVMAILLGLVFLLTRRIEERPRGAQAFLEIVVDFFYGMAEQFMGREGRRYVWLYGGLFTTILFFNYAWMIPGGIPPTSDLVTPIALAVVAVPMTWTIAIRRKGFGAWVKHFFQPTAILAPLNVLEQFVRIFSLSVRLFGNMFGEEMVTTTLATMLPLFGPLPIMALGLIFGGVQAFVFSVLTVSYLAEMVHGH
- the upp gene encoding uracil phosphoribosyltransferase, which codes for MNGVHVIDHPLIQHKLTIIRDRSTGPKEFRELLDEVALLMAYEVTRDLPLEQVEIETPIARTTGWTISGKKVGVVPILRAGLGMVGGILRLIPTAKVGHIGVYRDPETLEPVEYYCKLPTDVAERDLIVVDPMLATGGSAAAAIRFIKERGGTSIRLMALIAAPEGIERVRGHHPDVPIFVAAVDERLNEHAYIVPGLGDAGDRLFGTR